One Xylocopa sonorina isolate GNS202 chromosome 18, iyXylSono1_principal, whole genome shotgun sequence DNA segment encodes these proteins:
- the LOC143431605 gene encoding disco-interacting protein 2 homolog C-like isoform X9, translating into MRPLSFENLRRLVGRKKDRNEPSFKRSESFKRISIRKSYLDRGKRRNKLQKSLEPTIAPTIETNFNEKPVEKQTAVIKDQKPKKLQDDTLSRESISYDEWLQGVSSSSREKLDELHREKQQNKQNKQNASGKNKICKYQNQNEAGAQHVVEELKVLELDASPVLPAKPFRASNETIQEKNILQEPFVEGPPSVSISLGRVWRDAVPMSFPLSSGPSVHHSLDSALKERKPQPTVARTVSAPEKSIIGKDTSSSAFGFSLRIARLADFRAGLLSGTRNVFFNRRTEKPSPSVSAEGYFKRTNASRRSSSRRRGRRTSQRAKKPPQPQPVRSNSPVWFVPPERRRSRRQRRVWREIRYFPESEIPMVERIDEWSSNLSDDQFDDLKLLLSGDFNDRREGGLNSLVSSSLGSFSATSSSSSACRAPKISDFNEDKLFSEELRSNGVLARRTTWRPVTSNYFASNQFLSFLSKGSGGLIGKEKTTRVDSSTYYRCLSSTDSETEDETNHHGLERRKSSHVAHRQQQHLKRQRSGLRRRPLRRKSQLRKASGQPVFLVRKCSSLRKRPRDITQKGYEKKRTRLLQQYASKQLGAGKDGGGVDVLGIGGVERTGYGSGGGGGGGGGVGVGVGVGVGVGVGVGGRPQPRARRTQRRVTHNEKRYHSEVRQEAVQQALAAMQGRPKPSLPMPSKRTSVMARSPDRERRDSGESSSDEDSVVTEESPGAGGPTGTGLSDTSSTGSARDTPPPPRPPARRPPGADITDIAEYTPHAYCNIQPPDVTHISNTPAAQQSTRRPGADRVNRYHVVEDQNNTGTTGRWKVSAKIQQLLNTLKRPKRRPLPEFYEDDDIELEIAANPKDPNAPKPEGGSMTSAVGEQTSVATGLPRSLETAIQRYGLASYKAPVATVLDPNGKLCVTLTYGKLLSRSHKIAYTLLNKALSRSGDCCLKPGDRIALVYPNNDPISFMCAFYGCLQAGIVPVPIEVPLTRRDAGSQQIGFLLGSCGIQVALTSEACLKGLPKTAAGEVVAFKGWPKLHWFVTEHLGKTPKDWLPPPRLTDDTPGYIEYTTDKDGSVMGVTVTRSAMLAHCRALTQACGYTEGENAVCVLDFKREVGLWHSTLTSVLNGMHVIFIPYALMKVNPASWMQMITKHRASVAVVKSRDLHWGLLATKDHKDISLASLRLLLVADGANPWSLSSCDQFLSVFQSKGLRPDAVCPCASSSEALTVSVRRPGRAGVNATGRGVLSMSGLSYGVVRVDQENSLTSLTLQDCGQVMPGSIVVVIKMEGQPFICKTDEVGEICVHSSATGNQYWGLQGLTNNTFKVSPLQADGTPLGDVEYTRSGLLGFLGPGGLVFVCGSRDGLMTVTGRKHNADDIIATVLAVEPMKFIYRGRIAVFSVRVLRDERICVVAEQRPDCSEEESFQWMSRVLQAVDSIHAVGIYCLALVPPNYLPKTPLGGIHLSETKRRFLEGTLHPANVLLCPHTCVTNLPKPREVHSDVGPASVMVGNIVQGNRLASAQGRDMGVLDEDSDSAKKYQFISEILRWRAVSTSDHVIFTSLNAKGAVATSLSCSQLHKKAERIGNLLLDRGRINTGDHVALIFPPGTDLICAFYGCLYVGAVPVTIRPPHPQNLQTTLPTVRMIVDVSKSVLVLTNQNILKLLKTKEANNVVETKGWPTILDMDDMPKKKLPVMYRAPTAEMLAYLDFSVSTTGMLAGIKMSHAAVTSLCRAMKLACELYPSRHIALCLDPYSGLGFALWCLSSIYSGHHSILIPPSEVEANPALWLSAVSQSRVRDTFCSYGVMELCTKGLGSSVHALKARGVSLACVRTCVVVAEERPRIALTTSFSKLFSALGLSPRAVSTSFGCRVNTTICLQGASSPEPSTVYVDLRALRNDRVSLVERGSPHSLCLMESGKLLPGVKVIIANPETKGQCGDSHLGEIWVQSAHNASGYFTIYGDESDYADHFNARLVTGNTNEVYARTGYLGFLRRTESVQQSVISDIPGDTSAEADLVPGDAELHDAVFVVGALDEAILLRGMRYHPIDIENSVMRCHKKIAECAVFTWTNLLVVVVELDGSESEALDLVALVTSAVLEEHHLVVGVVVVVDPGVVPINSRGEKQRMHLRDGFLADQLDPIYVAYNM; encoded by the exons ATGAGGCCGTTGTCCTTCGAGAACCTGAGGAGGCTCGTAGGCCGTAAGAAGGACCGTAACGAGCCGTCCTTCAAGCGTAGCGAGTCCTTTAAAAGGATATCGATTAGAAAAAGTTACCTGGACCGGGGCAAGCGACGTAACAAGCTTCAGAAAAGCTTGGAGCCCACGATCGCGCCTACCATCGAAACCAACTTCAACGAAAAGCCGGTCGAGAAGCAAACGGCGGTAATAAAGGATCAGAAACCGAAGAAGCTACAGGATGACACGTTGAGCCGCGAATCGATCAGCTACGATGAGTGGCTGCAAGGCGTCAGCTCGTCCTCCCGCGAAAAATTGGACGAGCTGCATCGGGAGAAGCAACAGAACAAGCAAAACAAACAAAACGCCTCGGGGAAGAACAAGATCTGCAAGTATCAAAATCAGAACGAGGCTGGAGCCCAACACGTGGTCGAGGAGTTAAAAGTGCTCGAGCTCGATGCATCGCCAGTGTTACCCGCGAAGCCGTTCAGAGCTTCGAACGAAACGATTCAGGAGAAGAACATCCTTCAGGAACCGTTCGTCGAGGGACCTCCCAGTGTCAGCATCAGCCTTGGTAGAGTATGGAGGGATGCGGTGCCGATGTCCTTTCCCTTGTCTTCCGGACCTTCGGTTCACCATTCGTTGGACAGTGCCTTGAAGGAGAGGAAACCTCAGCCCACTGTGGCGAGAACGGTGTCCGCCCCGGAGAAGAGCATCATCGGGAAGGACACCTCCTCGTCCGCGTTCGGTTTCTCCTTGAGGATCGCCAGGCTGGCCGATTTTCGTGCAGGGTTACTATC GGGTACGAGGAACGTTTTCTTCAACCGAAGAACGGAGAAACCGTCGCCCAGCGTGAGCGCCGAGGGCTACTTCAAGCGAACGAACGCCTCGAGGCGGTCCAGTTCTCGACGTCGTGGAAGACGGACGTCGCAGAGGGCGAAGAAGCCGCCTCAACCCCAGCCGGTTCGATCCAACAGCCCCGTCTGGTTCGTTCCGCCGGAACGACGCCGATCGAGacgtcagagacgcgtctggCGAGAGATCAGATATTTTCCTGAAAGCGAGATACCGATGGTCGAGAGAATCGACGAATGGTCCTCGAATCTGTCCGACGATCAATTCGACGACCTGAAGCTGTTGCTTTCCGGCGATTTTAACGATCGACGGGAGGGAGGTTTGAACTCGTTGGTCTCGTCCTCGTTGGGCTCCTTCTCAGCGACCTCATCCTCCTCGTCGGCTTGTCGCGCGCCAAAGATAAGCGATTTTAACGAGGACAAGCTGTTCTCGGAGGAGCTACGAAGCAACGGTGTCCTCGCACGAAGAACCACATGGCGGCCCGTGACTTCGAACTACTTCGCCAGCAACCAGTTTCTCAGCTTTCTGTCGAAAGGCTCGGGCGGTCTTATCGGCAAAGAGAAGACGACGAGGGTAGACTCGTCGACGTACTACAGGTGTCTCTCGTCTACCGACAGCGAGACCGAGGACGAGACCAATCATCACGGTCTCGAGCGAAGGAAGAGCTCTCACGTGGCGCACAGGCAGCAACAACACTTAAAGAGGCAAAGGTCCGGGCTCAGAAGAAGGCCTCTCAGACGAAAATCTCAGCTACGCAAAGCTTCCGGACAGCCAGTCTTTCTCGTGCGAAAGTGCTCGTCCTTAAGGAAAAGACCCA GGGACATTACGCAAAAGGGCTACGAAAAGAAACGGACACGTCTATTGCAGCAGTATGCCTCGAAGCAGCTGG GGGCTGGAAAGGATGGAGGAGGTGTCGACGTCCTCGGTATCGGAGGGGTCGAGAGAACGGGTTATGGaagcggtggtggtggtggtggtggcggcggcgtcGGCGTTGGCGTTGGCGTCGGTGTCGGAGTCGGCGTCGGTGTCGGTGGCCGACCACAGCCACGTGCACGCCGCACGCAACGCCGTGTCACGCACAACGAGAAGCGCTATCATTCAG AGGTGCGCCAGGAGGCGGTGCAGCAAGCTTTGGCAGCGATGCAGGGCCGTCCGAAGCCATCGCTGCCGATGCCATCGAAGAGAACCTCCGTGATGGCTAGGAGTCCCGACCGGGAACGTCGCGACAGCGGTGAATCGAGTAGCGACGAGGACAGCGTGGTCACCGAAGAGAGCCCCGGCGCCGGTGGTCCAACGG GCACAGGGCTGTCGGACACCAGCAGCACCGGTTCGGCGCGAGACACGCCTCCGCCTCCGAGACCACCGGCTAGGAGACCTCCTGGTGCGGACATCACCGACATCGCGGAATACACGCCCCATGCCTACTGTAATATCCAACCCCCGGACGTGACGCACATCAGCAACACACCGGCCGCGCAGCAGTCGACCAGACGGCCAGGCGCCGATCGCGTTAATCGTTACCATGTCGTCGAGGATCAGAACAACACCGGGACCACAGGCCGGTGGAAGGTCTCCGCGAAGATACAACAGTTGCTCAACACGTTGAAACGGCCGAAACGGCGGCCGTTGCCCGAGTTCTACGAGGACGACGACATCGAGCTCGAGATCGCTGCCAATCCGAAGGACCCGAATGCTCCAAAGCCTGAGGGCGGTTCTATGACCTCCGCGGTCGGCGAACAGACATCGGTCGCGACCGGCTTGCCCAGGTCGCTCGAAACTGCTATACAAAG GTACGGCTTGGCATCGTACAAGGCGCCAGTGGCAACCGTTCTCGATCCAAACGGCAAACTTTGCGTAACGCTGACTTATGGCAAACTGCTAAGTCGTTCTCATAAAATAGCCTACACCTTGCTGAACAAAGCCCTCAGTCGTAGCGGTGACTGCTGTCTGAAGCCAGGCGATCGAATCGCGCTGGTTTATCCCAACAACGACCCGATAAGCTTCATGTGCGCTTTCTACGGTTGCCTTCAGGCTGGTATCGTACCTGTGCCGATCGAGGTACCTTTAACTCGTCGAGACGCAGGTTCGCAGCAAATTGGTTTTCTTCTCGGGAGTTGTGGTATTCAG GTGGCATTAACCAGCGAAGCTTGTCTGAAAGGCCTGCCAAAGACCGCAGCCGGCGAAGTAGTCGCGTTCAAAGGCTGGCCAAAACTCCATTGGTTCGTCACCGAGCATTTGGGCAAAACGCCGAAAGACTGGCTGCCACCGCCGCGATTGACGGACGACACGCCAGGGTACATTGAGTACACCACGGACAAGGATGGCTCGGTGATGGGAGTGACGGTGACTCGATCGGCGATGCTGGCGCATTGTCGGGCTCTGACGCAAGCCTGCGGCTACACGGAAGGGGAGAACGCCGTGTGCGTGTTGGACTTCAAACGGGAGGTCGGCCTCTGGCACAGCACCCTCACCAGCGTCCTGAACGGGATGCACGTGATTTTCATCCCGTACGCTCTGATGAAAGTGAATCCTGCGAGTTGGATGCAAATGATCACGAAGCATCGTGCCAGCGTGGCCGTGGTCAAGTCGCGAGATCTTCACTGGGGTCTCTTGGCCACGAAAGATCACAAAGATATCTCTTTAGCATCGCTGAGGCTGTTGTTGGTTGCCGACGGTGCCAATCCATGGTCCCTCTCTTCCTGCGATCAGTTTCTCTCGGTATTCCAGTCGAAAGGTCTGCGACCAGACGCTGTGTGTCCGTGTGCATCTTCCAGCGAAGCTCTCACCGTATCGGTCAGAAGACCAGGCCGTGCTGGAGTGAATGCCACTGGTCGTGGCGTACTCTCCATGTCTGGTCTGAGTTACGGGGTTGTCAGAGTGGATCAAGAGAATTCTCTCACTTCCTTGACGCTTCAAGACTGTGGTCAAGTCATGCCCGGAA gtatcGTGGTTGTGATCAAAATGGAAGGGCAACCGTTTATCTGCAAAACCGACGAAGTAGGCGAGATTTGTGTGCACAGTTCGGCGACAGGAAACCAATACTGGGGATTACAAGGACTGACGAATAATACGTTTAAAGTATCCCCGCTCCAAGCCGATGGAACCCCGCTCGGTGACGTGGAATACACTCGTTCTGGTTTATTGGGTTTCCTCGGCCCCGGTGGTCTCGTATTCGTTTGTGGTTCGCGCGACGGTCTTATGACAGTCACAGGAAGGAAGCATAACGCCGACGATATTATCGCCACGGTTCTGGCCGTCGAACCGATGAAATTTATTTACCGCGGTAGAATAGCCGTTTTCAGCGTACGTGTCCTTAGGGACGAACGAATATGTGTAGTCGCGGAACAACGGCCCGATTGCAGCGAAGAGGAA AGTTTCCAATGGATGTCACGAGTCCTGCAAGCGGTGGATTCCATTCACGCTGTCGGAATATACTGTCTCGCGTTGGTCCCACCGAATTACCTTCCGAAAACACCGCTGGGCGGTATTCATCTATCGGAAACGAAACGTCGTTTCCTAGAGGGTACTCTACACCCGGCTAATGTCCTTCTTTGTCCGCACACTTGCGTTACCAATCTACCGAAACCACGCGAAGTCCATTCAG ACGTTGGTCCGGCCAGTGTCATGGTGGGCAACATTGTTCAGGGTAATAGACTGGCTTCGGCACAGGGACGAGACATGGGAGTCCTGGACGAGGACAGTGATAGCGCCAAAAAG TATCAGTTCATTTCGGAGATTCTTCGATGGCGTGCCGTCAGTACCTCCGACCATGTGATTTTCACGTCGCTAAACGCGAAGGGGGCAGTGGCAACGTCTTTGTCCTGTTCGCAGTTGCACAAGAAAGCCGAACGAATTGGGAATTTGTTGTTGGACCGCGGAAGAATCAATACCGGGGACCACGTGGCATTAATATTTCCTCCTGGTACAGACTTGATATGCGCGTTTTATGGTTGCCTTTATGTTGGCGCCGTGCCAGTTACAATTAGGCCGCCTCACCCGCAAAACCTCCAGACCACTTTACCAACTGTTCGCATGATCGTGGACGTCAGTAAGTCCGTGCTCGTGCTCACCAATCAAAATATTCTGAAACTGCTGAAGACGAAG GAAGCGAACAATGTTGTCGAGACTAAGGGTTGGCCGACGATTCTCGATATGGACGACATGCCAAAAAAGAAACTGCCCGTTATGTATCGAGCACCGACAGCGGAGATGCTGGCTTATCTAGATTTTAGCGTCTCGACAACGGGTATGCTCGCTGGAATTAAAATGTCTCACGCAGCAGTAACGTCTCTGTGTCGTGCCATGAAACTCGCCTGCGAATTGTATCCATCGAGGCACATCGCGTTGTGCCTGGATCCCTACTCTGGATTGGGATTTGCTCTCTGGTGTTTAAGCAGTATATACAGCGGTCATCATTCTATACTTATACCACCGTCAGAG GTGGAAGCTAACCCAGCGTTGTGGCTGTCAGCGGTCAGTCAATCGAGAGTAAGAGACACGTTTTGCTCTTACGGTGTGATGGAACTGTGCACAAAGGGTCTCGGTTCGTCCGTTCACGCTCTGAAAGCGCGAGGCGTCAGTTTGGCCTGTGTCAGAACGTGCGTCGTGGTCGCCGAGGAGAGACCACGAATCGCACTTACAACGAGCTTCAGTAAACTCTTTTCTGCTTTGGGTCTGAGTCCCCGTGCCGTTTCAACCTCGTTCGGGTGTAGAGTGAATACAACTATTTGCCTACAG GGAGCATCGAGTCCAGAACCTTCCACGGTATACGTTGATCTCCGTGCATTACGTAACGATCGTGTGTCTCTGGTGGAGAGGGGTAGTCCGCACTCTTTATGCTTGATGGAGTCAGGCAAATTACTCCCCGGGGTGAAAGTAATCATTGCAAACCCGGAAACAAAAGGACAGTGCGGGGATTCTCATTTGGGCGAAATTTGGGTGCAGTCCGCTCACAATGCCAGCGGCTACTTTACCATATATGGCGACGAGAGTGATTACGCGGACCACTTTAACGCCCGCCTCGTGACAGGAAACACGAACGAAGTTTACGCGAGAACCGGCTATCTCGGTTTCTTGAGACGCACCGAGAGCGTGCAACAGTCGGTTATCAGTGACATTCCCGGTGACACTTCCGCCGAGGCGGATCTCGTTCCTGGAGACGCCGAGTTACACGACGCTGTTTTCGTGGTCGGCGCTCTTGACGAAGCAATTCTACTTAGAGGAATGCGGTACCATCCCATCGACATTGAGAATAGCGTAATGAGGTGTCACAAGAAAATTGCGGAATG CGCCGTATTTACGTGGACCAACCTCCTAGTAGTAGTGGTGGAGCTCGACGGAAGTGAAAGCGAAGCGTTAGATCTCGTTGCATTGGTTACCAGCGCAGTACTCGAAGAGCATCACCTAGTAGTCGGTGTGGTGGTCGTGGTGGATCCCGGAGTAGTTCCGATAAATTCGCGCGGCGAGAAGCAGCGAATGCACTTGCGCGACGGTTTCCTAGCGGACCAACTCGATCCTATCTACGTGGCGTATAACATGTGA